AGTGTCGAGAATGCAAGTAACCTATCTCTCTTAATCCACTCTGCAAACCACAAAGCCGCAACTAGAGCGTCTACTAGCGGTGGAGAAGCTGCTGGGTACGTCGGCAGCAATAGCAGCACCTCGGAGAACCCCCTCCCAAGCGCCGCAAAGCTGATGAGAGAACAGAGCAACACCAGGCGTGAAGCTATGAAGAGAACCTCGGTCGGCGGGGCCCACTGAGCCGCTCCAAGATACGGGAGCAGCGCGGACAAACGCTGAATACTCATCAGCGTTAATCCTGCTCCAAGCAGCATAGGTGTTGCCGAGTTAAGGTATATGCCAACCCTGAGTACGCCCAGAGCAGCCAGGATTCCCGAAAAAACACCCACCGCTTCAGCTGCAATGATGAAAGTTTCCGCGCCTCTAACTGCAGCAATCTCGAAGTTTTCTCCTGCAACGATGGTGAGCACTCCCAAAACCATGAGCAAGATTCCCGAAAACTTGGCCTGGTGCTTTACGATTCCTCTTCTGGTCAGCTCCTCTACCATCCTCCTCCCTGCCATCACACTCGCAACTCCTATCAGGAGCAAGGTCAACCCAATTCCAGCACTGAACGAAAGAATCAGAGGGATCGCGTTACCTCCTCTGGCCCCCTCTAAACCCACAGCCATGAGGAAGGCTACCAGCGGTGCGAAGGAGCAGGGAGCTGCTGCCAGCGAGAAGACCAGGCCGGCGAGAAGCGACTGCGCTAGCCCTGCTCTCTTGAGCCTCAGAGAGAACGTTGGAAGAACCGCGAACACTTCTCGTATGGGAGTGAACTCCATCAGCCCGAGCCCTATGAGCAGGTAACCTGCCAGCGTGGGGAGCTGACTAAGTCTTGTTTCAGCGAAAACATTAAAGATATTTGTTGAAACAATTGCAGTTAAACCGTATATTATTATACTTATGCTTGCTCCCAGCGAGAAGAGAAAGGCTGCTAAAGCCCCCCTCCTAGTACTATACCTTGAAGTTACAGCAACGAGTATAGGGATTACCGGCAGGTAGCACGGGCTGAAAGAAACAGCTACCCCGAGTAGATAAAGAGTTAGCAGTTGCGCAGCATCTACCATACTCCTACCTTCTACTTCTTCTCTGGCTAAAAAGTACTATCATAAAGCTGAGCGCAGCTAGAGGCGCAGCCAGTGCAAAGAATCCTAGTTGAGCTTCACCCGTCACCTCTACAACGATTACTCTATACTCTCTCAGGCCGTCGGCCTCTACTAAAAACATCACATTGTAGAACCCCTCCGAAGCGTTGCTGGGAACCAACACTGAGACTGAAAGCACAAGCTTTTCTCCCGGCCGTAGAGTAGCGGAACTAGGTATAGGAGTGACCGAGAACTTCGGCGGCGCTGAGACAACCCTTGCAGTTACGTTAAGAGGCATGGTTCCCGTATTAGCTATGTTCACGTTCGCAACGCCAGCGGAGCCCGGAGCAGCTACTATAAAGAGATTAGCTGTACCGACCTCTAGAGCTTTAGAACCCTCCACCCTCACTACTATGCTTTTCTCCACCCTGCTCGACGAGCCTGCTGCTGTCAAGGTGACTAGGTAGTCACCCGCTTGAGCTCCGGGCAGCGCCTCCACAAGGAGAGGAATAATCTTCTCTTCGCCGGGGAGGACGTACGTCGACATTTCGCTCGTTCCCGTGGCCTGGAAGCGGCATAAGATATCCGGTGCTTGGCTTTTAGCTGAGATGAAAGCAGTAGTGGGGGCGTTGCCTATGTTCTTCAGAGCTAGCGTGACCTGAGCCGCGCTGCCGCCCGTCACGTTGAGCCTTTCACCCGGTATCGTTAAGTTTAGCAGGTCGTACCTGCTCTCCACGCTGACCGCCACCTCCCTCACCGTCTTCGAGAAGTCCGAGGCGACGAGCACCACTAGCTTGTAGTTTCCGGAAGCTGTCGCCGGGTGAACGTACACGATTAGGGTGAGATTCCTTGAAGAGCCAGGTGGTAGAGTAAGCCTCGAGACCGATACGCCACTTGGATCCAGAAGCGTTGCGATCCAGCCTGCAGGGCCTGAGACAGCGAGAGTGAACGTCGTCTCAATTGGGAAGAGGTTCCAGAGCCTCAGCGGTATCTTAATCAAAGCGCCGGGATAGCTGGCAACCTCCTTAAGCGGTAGCTCTAGGATGACTAGCTGTTTTTCCTCAACATTGAACTTGAATTCGTAGGATTTCTGGAGACCAGCCCATCTCGCGATCAGCCGAACCGTGGCTGTGCTAGTAGCGTTGTACGGTATAGATACCAGCAGGGTTAAGTTCCTCGACGAGCCTGGAAGCACGTATACTTCGCTCGTGCTTAATCCCTCCGGGGTGACTATCCTGCAGTCCCAGCCGGCCGGAGCTTCCAAGTAAAAAGTTACAGGGATAGGGTCGAGCCCCTTGTTCGAGACGGAAAACCGTATAGGTATTCGGTCTCCTTGGTGTACTGTGAACCTCAGGGCTTCAGGAGTTACCTCCACGCCTTCTCTGAGCACGAAGCTTCCTATGCTGCCGCCCCTCTCGGGTGTTGCGGAGAAAGAGACGAAGACCGGCTGGTAGCCAAGCTTGTAGACTCTCAGCACGTAATCTCCTCGAGGCAGCTGCAGCTGGAAACTACCGTCAGGGGATGTCGAGACTGTCGTGACGAGAAGGTTGTCTTTCAGGACGGCGAGCTCGGCGCCAGCGATGGGCTTCCCCTCGGAATCAACGACACTACCGTAAAACAGGATCGCCTGACCTGAAGTTTTCGTGAGTGCGAACATGAGTAGTAGCAGGAGGAAAGCCGTCCAGATCCGCCTCAAGCCTCTCTCCACGAGACGTGAGTAACGAACAATTATCTATTTATCGCGCACCTGACGGGTGAGGAGCGTTTTTACCAGGCTAGTTGTGCTGTACGTTGGGTGCCTATGGAGGTATACGTGGGTACGTCTGGATGGAACTATGACTGGAACCCGGGCGGCTTGAAGTGGTACGCAGATGAGAGCGGCTTCAACGCAATAGAGCTGAACATGAGCTTCTACAGCTTCCCAAAACCCTCGACTGTAATCAAGTGGCTTGAAGAAGGGGCTAAGCTCAGGTGGGCGGTGAAGGTCCACAGAAGCATCACTCACTTGAGGAGAATGAACGAGAAGTCTTTAGCAACTTGGAAGAGGTTCAGGGAAGTTTTTAAGCCTCTCGAGGAAAGCATCGACTTCTACCTTTTCCAGCTTCCCCCCCAGATGCCATTCAGCGAGGAGGTCGAGCGGAGGCTCCGCCTCTACGCAGGTATTTGCGAGAAAGCTGCCGTAGAGCCACGCCATGCAAGCTGGTTCAACGACGAGGTGCTACGCTTCTTCGAGGAGCTGGGCATGGTTTTCGTCACTCCTGACTCGCCTCTATTCGAAGGTTTACCGCACGGTAAAGTCTACAACGTGAGAGGCGTGTGCTATGTGAGGATGCACGGACGCCTTACCTGGTACAACTACGGTTATCTAGACGAGGAACTTGAAGAGGTCGCAGACGCACTTATCAGAGCATCGCCAGGGAGGGCTTACGTCTTCTTCAACAATAACCACGATATGCTTTCGGACGGGAGGAGAATGCTGGAAATCTTAAGAAAGAAAGCTGCCCTTAAGTAGCTCTGCGGACACCGATCACCGCTTTAGTTTCCTCTATTTCCCACTCCCTTACCAGGTCTCCGGAGACAAGGTCTTCGCTATCGAGAACCTCGATATCTCTAGCCCGCGCTTCTGAGCGAATGTAGCCTAGCATCGGGTACAGCAAGTGGCGCACGCTTTCATCGACGTACAACTTCACGTCAATGAACGCGTCTACCGGGAGGTTGAGCTCTTTCCTCATGAACTGGATACGCCTCAGCACGTCACGCGCTAACCCTTCAGCAAGCTCCCTCTCGCTTAGCTTGAAGTCGAGAACCACGTAAGAGCTCTCCCACTTCTCCCCAGCGAATGTCTCTAGCCACTCGAGGTTGGCTGTAACCATGTCCCGCTCGAGCTTAAAGGTCTCCTGCCCTACCGAAACCTCCAGGACACCTTCTTTCTCGAAGCGTTCAAAATGCTCAAAGGACGTCATCTCCTCTAGGGCTTTCACCACGAGAGCTGTTTTCTCTCTGTAAGCGGGCCCGAGCTTCTGGTAGTTAGGGGTAAACCTCACCTTCACGTACTCCTTAATAGCCTGCGTGGGCTTTACAGCAACCTCCTTCACATTCACCTGCTCCCTCAAAATGTGCAATAGCCGGGAAACAGCTTCAGCAACTGTTGGGTCATCGGTGAGCACGAAAAGCCGCGGGAGCGGTTGACGCACTTTAACTCCCTTTCTCATTCGTAAGGCTAGAGCACGCTCCACAATGTTTCTCACAATGTCCATCTGCTTCTCGAGAGCGGGGTCCTCTAGCGAGGCGTCGGGCACGGGCCACTGCAGGAAGTTGACGCTGATAGGACTTTCCTCTGACCTGAACGCTGACTGGTAAATCTTCTCGGCCGTGAAGGGTAGAATGGGCGTGAGCACGGGGAGAAGGTTGTAGAGGATGTAGTGCAACGTAGCGTACGCGGCCATCTTGCTTTTCTCCTCTTCCTCGACCCAAACCCTAGGTCTAACTAGTCTAACGTACCAGTGGCTCAAATCTTCTATGACAAATTCCCTTAGAAGCCGCGCAGCCTTGTGCAAGTGGTACTCTTCGAAATTTTGTGAGTACTCTCTGAGAAACCTAGTGAAGCGCGAAAGAATCCAGCGGTCCTCAGGCCTCATGCTCTCCCTAAGTTCATCGAGAGGCCAGCGCTCGGGAGCGAACCTGTCTATGCTCATGTACAGTGTGGCGAAGTAGTACACATTCCAGAGGACGTTGAGGTCCGAGTAAGCTTCCGAGAGCCCACGCCACGAGAAGCGTAAATCCTCCCAAACCGTGTTCTTAAGGACAAACCACCTGAACGCATCCCGGCTTCCTTGCTCGTATGCTAAGACCTGGCTCGGCTCCACGTAGTTACCCAGCGACTTGTGCATCTCGCGGCCCTGCTCGTCGAGCGCGAAACCATGCATGAGAACAGTCCTGTAAGGCACCTCGCCGAAAGCGATAAGCCCTGCCCGCAGAAGCGAGTAGAACCATCCAGCGATCTGGTCGTGCCCTTCCACGATAAAGTCCACGGGCCACATTTCTGCAAGCTTGCTCTTTTCCAGAGGGTAGCCAAGCGAAGCGAAGAAAGATATCCCGGAGTCCAGCCACACGTCGAGCACGTCAGGTACTCTCTGCATCTGCCCACCGCACCTCGGGCACTTCAACACGATCCTGTCAACCCACGGCCTGTGCAGATCCTGCAGCTCGATTTTCGCCCCTGAAAGCTCTTCGAGTTCTTTCACAGAGCTAACCACTAATCTGTGCCCGCAGGACCCGCACACCCATATAGGAGCTGGAATACCCCAGTACCTCTGCCTGGAGATTATCCAGTCTCTCAGCCCCTCTAGCCAGTTCTTAAACCTGGCGTAGCCCGCCCAGGGCGGTATCCACTTTACTCTCTCAGCCTCCCTAAGCATTTCCTCCTTCAGCCTCGTAACCCTGATGAACCACTGCCGCGTAGCCCTGAGCAGTAAAGGCGTCTTGCAGCGCCAGCAGACAGGGTA
This region of Thermofilum sp. genomic DNA includes:
- a CDS encoding cytochrome c biogenesis protein CcdA → MVDAAQLLTLYLLGVAVSFSPCYLPVIPILVAVTSRYSTRRGALAAFLFSLGASISIIIYGLTAIVSTNIFNVFAETRLSQLPTLAGYLLIGLGLMEFTPIREVFAVLPTFSLRLKRAGLAQSLLAGLVFSLAAAPCSFAPLVAFLMAVGLEGARGGNAIPLILSFSAGIGLTLLLIGVASVMAGRRMVEELTRRGIVKHQAKFSGILLMVLGVLTIVAGENFEIAAVRGAETFIIAAEAVGVFSGILAALGVLRVGIYLNSATPMLLGAGLTLMSIQRLSALLPYLGAAQWAPPTEVLFIASRLVLLCSLISFAALGRGFSEVLLLLPTYPAASPPLVDALVAALWFAEWIKRDRLLAFSTLFFVASAVSDLLYSIPDPVKPVVAALILPLHLSILPAWRKTSAALAVLSMLDES
- a CDS encoding carboxypeptidase regulatory-like domain-containing protein, encoding MERGLRRIWTAFLLLLLMFALTKTSGQAILFYGSVVDSEGKPIAGAELAVLKDNLLVTTVSTSPDGSFQLQLPRGDYVLRVYKLGYQPVFVSFSATPERGGSIGSFVLREGVEVTPEALRFTVHQGDRIPIRFSVSNKGLDPIPVTFYLEAPAGWDCRIVTPEGLSTSEVYVLPGSSRNLTLLVSIPYNATSTATVRLIARWAGLQKSYEFKFNVEEKQLVILELPLKEVASYPGALIKIPLRLWNLFPIETTFTLAVSGPAGWIATLLDPSGVSVSRLTLPPGSSRNLTLIVYVHPATASGNYKLVVLVASDFSKTVREVAVSVESRYDLLNLTIPGERLNVTGGSAAQVTLALKNIGNAPTTAFISAKSQAPDILCRFQATGTSEMSTYVLPGEEKIIPLLVEALPGAQAGDYLVTLTAAGSSSRVEKSIVVRVEGSKALEVGTANLFIVAAPGSAGVANVNIANTGTMPLNVTARVVSAPPKFSVTPIPSSATLRPGEKLVLSVSVLVPSNASEGFYNVMFLVEADGLREYRVIVVEVTGEAQLGFFALAAPLAALSFMIVLFSQRRSRR
- a CDS encoding DUF72 domain-containing protein, translated to MEVYVGTSGWNYDWNPGGLKWYADESGFNAIELNMSFYSFPKPSTVIKWLEEGAKLRWAVKVHRSITHLRRMNEKSLATWKRFREVFKPLEESIDFYLFQLPPQMPFSEEVERRLRLYAGICEKAAVEPRHASWFNDEVLRFFEELGMVFVTPDSPLFEGLPHGKVYNVRGVCYVRMHGRLTWYNYGYLDEELEEVADALIRASPGRAYVFFNNNHDMLSDGRRMLEILRKKAALK
- the ileS gene encoding isoleucine--tRNA ligase, translating into MSVVRSIPQAFKPKEYEKEILEFWEKNRVYELLREKSRGREKFYFLDGPPYASSGVPHVGTLWNKVLKDAVIRFWRFRGYRVHDQPGYDCHGLPIEVQVEKKLGFKTKKDIESYGVEKFIEECRSFVLSNVKSMSSYFKEFGVSMDWENPYLTLNKDYIEGAWWFVKKAEERGLLDYGVKVVHWCPRCETSLADYEVTEYVELEDPSIYVKFPLLNEEKKYLLIWTTTPWTIPANTFVMVNPDLEYVWVDIGGEQLLLAASRLEEVMREAGVQNYRVAGTLKGEELEGLKYVHPLSEEVLAQKGERGIHTVVLSREFVSASEGTGLVHGAPGHGEEDYVVGSRYGAPVLVLVDEKGTMTEEAGVYAGIPAREASARIVETLRKKGLLFHAGSIRHRYPVCWRCKTPLLLRATRQWFIRVTRLKEEMLREAERVKWIPPWAGYARFKNWLEGLRDWIISRQRYWGIPAPIWVCGSCGHRLVVSSVKELEELSGAKIELQDLHRPWVDRIVLKCPRCGGQMQRVPDVLDVWLDSGISFFASLGYPLEKSKLAEMWPVDFIVEGHDQIAGWFYSLLRAGLIAFGEVPYRTVLMHGFALDEQGREMHKSLGNYVEPSQVLAYEQGSRDAFRWFVLKNTVWEDLRFSWRGLSEAYSDLNVLWNVYYFATLYMSIDRFAPERWPLDELRESMRPEDRWILSRFTRFLREYSQNFEEYHLHKAARLLREFVIEDLSHWYVRLVRPRVWVEEEEKSKMAAYATLHYILYNLLPVLTPILPFTAEKIYQSAFRSEESPISVNFLQWPVPDASLEDPALEKQMDIVRNIVERALALRMRKGVKVRQPLPRLFVLTDDPTVAEAVSRLLHILREQVNVKEVAVKPTQAIKEYVKVRFTPNYQKLGPAYREKTALVVKALEEMTSFEHFERFEKEGVLEVSVGQETFKLERDMVTANLEWLETFAGEKWESSYVVLDFKLSERELAEGLARDVLRRIQFMRKELNLPVDAFIDVKLYVDESVRHLLYPMLGYIRSEARARDIEVLDSEDLVSGDLVREWEIEETKAVIGVRRAT